Proteins encoded by one window of Gordonia jinghuaiqii:
- a CDS encoding ABC transporter permease, producing MVMAPLSDTSALSESPFSEAAPDTPRRTGAIGRMREYAPLIPFAIVLLLAILGPMLAPQSATMVVGTPSTPPTGDHWFGTDANGFDILSRTLTAFRLDIVIAICVTLLATMAGIAIGSLAGMYGSRGGPLGMVAATLGRTIDLVQAMPVMIGGLVIVSFFGRNSVVIALALALVVMPFQGRLMRTEVLRTRTDGFVTAARMSGESETRILLRHVIPNACAPVLENASAIFGMAIIFCAGLGFLGVGIPTPAAEWGNMLAAGASDAAVGRWWPALFPVLALAYSVWAASKVTTFVSRRRRS from the coding sequence ATGGTGATGGCACCCCTCTCCGACACCTCGGCTCTCTCGGAATCGCCTTTCTCGGAAGCGGCACCGGACACCCCGCGGCGAACCGGAGCGATCGGCAGGATGCGCGAGTACGCCCCCCTCATCCCGTTCGCGATCGTGCTGCTGCTGGCGATCCTCGGACCGATGCTGGCACCGCAGTCGGCGACGATGGTCGTGGGCACCCCCTCCACGCCGCCCACCGGTGACCACTGGTTCGGCACCGATGCCAACGGCTTCGACATCCTGTCGCGAACCCTCACCGCGTTCCGCCTCGACATCGTGATCGCCATCTGCGTCACCCTCCTGGCCACCATGGCCGGGATCGCGATCGGCTCGCTGGCCGGCATGTACGGTTCGCGAGGCGGACCCCTCGGGATGGTCGCGGCGACCCTGGGACGCACGATCGACCTGGTGCAGGCCATGCCCGTGATGATCGGCGGACTGGTCATCGTCTCGTTCTTCGGACGCAATTCGGTGGTCATCGCGCTGGCGCTGGCACTGGTGGTGATGCCCTTCCAGGGGCGCCTGATGCGCACCGAGGTGTTACGCACGCGCACAGACGGATTCGTGACCGCGGCGCGGATGAGCGGTGAATCCGAAACCCGGATACTCCTGCGCCATGTGATCCCGAACGCGTGCGCTCCCGTATTGGAGAATGCCTCGGCGATCTTCGGTATGGCCATCATCTTCTGCGCCGGCCTCGGCTTCCTCGGCGTCGGAATACCCACTCCTGCTGCCGAGTGGGGGAACATGCTCGCCGCCGGCGCCTCTGACGCCGCCGTCGGACGCTGGTGGCCTGCGCTGTTCCCTGTACTCGCCCTTGCCTATTCGGTGTGGGCTGCATCGAAGGTCACCACATTCGTCTCTCGCCGTCGGCGTTCCTGA
- a CDS encoding ABC transporter permease — protein sequence MTIQANDIDTRLALTAVGDGGAGSVGAPGSGGSAVMARLFEWAWIGRAAGRALVNFLIFVVAAFFLVQLIPGDPLVSASGGQLSGEALEKARESYGLNGSLVSQFWDYLTGLLGVDLGSSIATGRPVAEDMATRVPATLELIGTGLFFACLISLPMSYLIVTRPTSRFARVLRSYASSAGAIPEYVVGILFLFVFFATLAWVPAPSGRLDPILMPPAQVTGFPIFDAFLAGDTAAADSYISHLILPVAVMVVAHTAILVKSLVLALDTEIDSPATRFRIASGAPRRVVVLSIYRRALPSAVAMLGMIFGLLLGGAVVLESLFGLGGLGQYAVDAVRASDVYALRSFLVVIAALCLTVYFLTEVATGLLDARRRDSRNQEI from the coding sequence GTGACCATCCAAGCAAACGACATCGACACCAGACTTGCATTGACTGCAGTCGGTGACGGCGGGGCCGGTAGTGTCGGTGCGCCGGGTTCGGGCGGATCGGCCGTCATGGCGCGGCTGTTCGAGTGGGCCTGGATCGGACGTGCCGCGGGCCGGGCCCTCGTCAACTTCCTCATCTTCGTGGTCGCGGCCTTCTTTCTCGTCCAGTTGATTCCCGGCGACCCACTCGTCTCGGCCTCCGGCGGGCAACTGAGCGGCGAAGCGCTGGAGAAGGCGCGGGAGAGCTACGGGCTCAACGGTTCTCTGGTATCCCAGTTCTGGGACTACCTCACCGGTCTGCTGGGCGTTGATCTGGGCAGCTCGATCGCCACCGGACGGCCGGTGGCCGAGGACATGGCCACCCGTGTTCCGGCGACACTCGAACTCATCGGCACCGGGCTGTTCTTCGCCTGTCTGATCAGCTTGCCGATGTCGTACCTGATCGTCACCCGTCCGACCTCCCGGTTCGCCCGAGTGCTCCGGTCCTACGCCAGTTCGGCGGGCGCGATCCCCGAGTACGTGGTCGGAATCCTGTTCCTGTTCGTCTTCTTCGCGACACTGGCGTGGGTGCCGGCGCCGTCGGGACGCCTGGACCCGATCCTCATGCCGCCGGCGCAGGTCACCGGATTCCCGATCTTCGATGCGTTCCTCGCCGGTGACACCGCGGCGGCCGACTCGTACATCTCGCACCTGATCCTGCCCGTCGCAGTCATGGTGGTCGCGCACACCGCCATCCTGGTCAAGTCACTGGTTCTGGCTCTTGACACCGAAATCGACAGCCCGGCAACACGGTTCCGCATCGCCTCGGGTGCACCGCGTCGCGTGGTGGTGCTGAGCATCTATCGGCGGGCGTTGCCGTCGGCGGTGGCGATGCTGGGCATGATCTTCGGACTGCTGCTCGGCGGCGCGGTCGTCCTGGAATCGCTGTTCGGCCTCGGCGGCCTCGGCCAGTATGCCGTCGACGCGGTACGAGCCTCGGATGTCTACGCACTCAGGTCATTCCTGGTGGTCATCGCCGCCCTGTGTCTGACCGTCTACTTCCTCACCGAGGTGGCCACCGGCCTTCTCGACGCCCGCCGACGCGATTCACGAAACCAGGAGATCTGA
- a CDS encoding GntR family transcriptional regulator — MTTPPPHHPRSRGGSARGRQVSSRRVRDLILASIRNGTIDIDAQLVEEDLMIMFNSSRGSVRAALNELSEAGVVIRRPRIGTRVNRRDLGVALGDVSGTGGEQVQIQVTDQCIVPTFPLIRSRLRIDDDVVRLVENSFIARGEIIGMRSAYFSPRFTADPNLLRGKPMSMARTLAEFFGVAPGGASVSIGAESADERTARLLDVRSGDTLLSREILYTTADGTPLEIVFDRFRADRVRFESQVDNSDVTWFPEANSAPAAHESATSGTIAHDPDGSPPADLAQSG; from the coding sequence ATGACGACACCACCCCCACATCACCCCCGCTCGCGCGGCGGCTCCGCGCGCGGCCGGCAGGTGTCCTCCCGTCGTGTCCGCGATCTCATCCTCGCCTCTATTCGCAACGGCACCATCGACATCGATGCACAACTCGTCGAGGAGGACCTGATGATCATGTTCAACTCGAGCCGCGGATCGGTGCGAGCGGCGCTCAACGAGTTGAGTGAGGCCGGCGTCGTGATCCGCAGGCCACGCATCGGAACGCGTGTCAATCGGCGCGATCTCGGTGTGGCACTGGGGGATGTGTCGGGGACCGGTGGCGAGCAGGTTCAGATCCAGGTCACCGATCAGTGCATCGTCCCGACGTTTCCACTCATCAGGTCGAGACTCCGCATCGACGACGACGTCGTCCGTCTCGTGGAGAACTCCTTCATCGCGCGTGGGGAGATCATCGGCATGCGCAGCGCGTACTTCTCCCCCCGATTCACCGCGGACCCCAATCTTCTACGCGGCAAACCCATGTCGATGGCACGAACGCTCGCGGAGTTCTTCGGGGTCGCGCCCGGGGGCGCCTCGGTGTCGATCGGTGCCGAGAGCGCCGACGAGCGGACTGCGCGCCTCCTTGATGTTCGGTCGGGAGACACGTTGCTCTCGCGCGAGATCCTCTACACCACCGCCGACGGCACACCTCTGGAGATCGTCTTCGACCGGTTCCGCGCGGATCGGGTGCGCTTCGAGTCACAAGTGGACAACTCGGATGTGACATGGTTCCCGGAGGCCAATTCCGCTCCGGCCGCGCACGAATCGGCTACTTCGGGGACGATCGCGCACGATCCGGACGGTTCACCTCCCGCCGATCTCGCGCAATCTGGGTGA
- a CDS encoding NADPH-dependent FMN reductase yields MIVSVVAGNPKPASRTLSAACLLATNLTGKKPDHVVDVVDLGAGLLGWGDAGVSAAVEIVGNSDLVVFASPTFKATYTGLLKLFLDQFSTSDGLQDVTAIPLMLGAGPAHYMAPDLLLKPVLVELGATVPAAGLYVVDKLHDDSEAFQPWIDRWGRIVLASANVPVTAGDR; encoded by the coding sequence GTGATCGTTTCGGTAGTGGCAGGCAACCCGAAGCCTGCATCGAGAACATTGTCCGCGGCCTGTCTGCTGGCCACGAACCTCACCGGCAAGAAACCCGATCACGTCGTCGACGTGGTCGACCTCGGTGCGGGGCTCCTCGGTTGGGGCGACGCAGGGGTGTCAGCGGCTGTCGAGATCGTCGGTAACAGCGACCTCGTGGTCTTCGCGTCACCGACCTTCAAAGCCACCTACACCGGGCTCCTGAAGCTGTTCCTCGACCAGTTCTCCACCAGCGACGGTCTGCAGGACGTCACCGCCATCCCGCTCATGCTGGGTGCCGGACCGGCGCACTACATGGCACCGGACCTGCTCCTCAAGCCCGTGCTCGTCGAACTCGGCGCCACTGTCCCGGCAGCAGGCCTGTACGTCGTCGACAAGCTGCACGACGACTCCGAAGCCTTTCAACCGTGGATAGATCGGTGGGGCCGCATCGTGCTGGCGTCGGCGAACGTGCCCGTCACGGCGGGCGACCGATGA
- a CDS encoding flavin reductase family protein, whose protein sequence is MTPTADLDPAELRNAFGAFPTGVVALAGMSDTVATVLVASSFAVGVSQDPPLVMFAVQQSSTTWPTLKDLPTLGVSVLGESHTEVIRQLSSKDKTQRFTGVATTVLPGGAVLLDDAPVHFECAIESSHTAGDHEIVVLRVVGLANDHSKQPIIFHRSAFARLSA, encoded by the coding sequence ATGACGCCGACCGCCGATCTGGATCCGGCCGAACTGCGAAACGCCTTCGGCGCCTTCCCCACCGGTGTGGTCGCACTGGCCGGCATGTCCGACACCGTGGCGACGGTGCTGGTCGCGTCCTCGTTCGCCGTGGGTGTCTCGCAGGATCCGCCACTGGTCATGTTCGCGGTGCAGCAGAGCTCCACCACCTGGCCGACACTGAAAGATCTACCCACCCTGGGCGTCTCCGTTCTGGGCGAGAGTCACACCGAGGTCATCCGCCAGCTCTCGTCGAAGGACAAGACGCAACGGTTCACCGGGGTGGCGACGACGGTACTTCCCGGCGGCGCAGTGCTTCTCGACGATGCGCCGGTTCACTTCGAGTGTGCGATCGAGAGTTCGCACACGGCGGGCGACCACGAGATAGTGGTCCTCCGCGTCGTCGGACTCGCCAACGATCACTCCAAACAACCCATCATCTTCCACCGCTCGGCGTTCGCGCGGCTGAGCGCCTGA
- a CDS encoding SHOCT domain-containing protein, translating into MNPPVTLEAENAIADIARRHGLSRDAVLAMLLAVNNGGGTMAQFTIPELGGSGQWMRGGMTMVGDMFNHSLKSRVDSLCNELSNVLATISIFPPAPAHSTGSAPNGGGFPSNNWWPADLGVPSSTGGQNDVRYAIFPATRRLAIQVGGVTRVFDTADHQIGGVQQQQGSGYGSVSFSSQYGTFDVSGLRELGAQQITETPVAAPAPRHAAAQSPDLQSPNPQSSNTQSPSASEPTPNDPAAIVAAIESLANLHQRGILSDDEFTSKKAELLARL; encoded by the coding sequence ATGAACCCACCGGTCACCCTTGAGGCAGAGAACGCCATCGCCGACATCGCCCGGCGTCACGGCCTGTCACGCGATGCCGTGCTGGCCATGCTGCTGGCCGTCAACAACGGCGGTGGCACCATGGCGCAGTTCACTATTCCCGAACTGGGCGGATCCGGACAGTGGATGCGCGGCGGCATGACCATGGTGGGCGACATGTTCAACCACTCGCTGAAGTCCCGGGTCGACTCACTGTGCAACGAGCTGTCGAACGTGCTGGCCACCATCAGCATCTTCCCCCCTGCGCCGGCCCATTCGACGGGTTCTGCACCCAACGGCGGCGGTTTCCCCTCCAACAACTGGTGGCCGGCCGACCTCGGCGTACCCAGCTCGACCGGCGGGCAGAACGACGTCCGGTACGCGATCTTCCCGGCCACGCGCCGGCTCGCGATCCAGGTCGGCGGTGTCACCCGGGTGTTCGACACCGCCGATCATCAGATCGGTGGCGTCCAGCAGCAACAGGGGTCGGGCTACGGTTCGGTGAGCTTCTCCAGCCAGTACGGGACATTCGACGTCTCCGGCCTCCGGGAGCTCGGTGCCCAGCAGATCACCGAGACGCCGGTGGCGGCGCCCGCACCCCGACATGCGGCGGCCCAGTCCCCAGACCTCCAGTCCCCAAACCCCCAGTCCTCCAACACCCAGTCGCCGTCCGCTTCGGAACCGACGCCCAACGACCCGGCCGCCATCGTGGCGGCCATCGAGTCGCTGGCGAACCTGCACCAGCGAGGCATCCTGTCCGACGACGAGTTCACCTCCAAGAAGGCGGAGCTGCTCGCCCGGCTCTGA